A single window of Sphingobacteriales bacterium DNA harbors:
- a CDS encoding glycosyltransferase family 9 protein: MKILIIRFSSIGDIVLTSPIIRCIKKQISSAEIHFITKDIYKEIVENNIYVQKVYSINKHTDEVINELKNEQYDVIVDLHKNIRSFQIIKSLKAKQVYSYNKQTFKRWLLTSFKINLLNNHVVDRYFSAVKKLNIINDAQGLDFFIPEEKDIPIGNLPFTHIAGFIVIVIGAKHYTKTIPKHHLEYLCKEIKVPIILIGGKEDETLGNELSQIDAFKIMNACGRFSITQSASIIKRAKYVITGDTGMMHIATAFQKKIISVWGSTDKKLGFIPYQNTSNTVIIENHELKCRPCNKYGSSSCPKKHFKCMEDLDMQKIVDILS; this comes from the coding sequence ATGAAAATACTTATAATAAGGTTTAGCTCTATTGGAGACATTGTTCTTACATCACCAATTATTAGATGTATAAAAAAACAAATTTCTTCTGCTGAAATTCATTTTATAACAAAAGACATATACAAAGAAATTGTAGAAAATAATATCTATGTACAAAAAGTATATTCTATAAATAAACATACTGATGAAGTAATTAATGAGCTAAAAAATGAACAATATGATGTTATCGTAGATTTGCATAAAAACATTCGTTCGTTTCAAATCATTAAATCACTAAAAGCAAAGCAAGTATATTCCTACAACAAGCAAACATTTAAACGATGGTTGCTTACATCTTTTAAAATTAATTTATTAAACAATCATGTTGTTGATAGATATTTTTCTGCTGTAAAAAAACTAAATATCATTAATGATGCTCAAGGTTTAGATTTTTTTATTCCTGAAGAAAAAGATATTCCAATTGGCAATTTGCCATTTACGCACATTGCTGGATTTATTGTGATTGTAATTGGTGCAAAACATTATACCAAAACGATACCTAAACATCATTTGGAGTATTTGTGTAAGGAAATTAAAGTACCAATTATTTTAATTGGTGGAAAAGAAGACGAAACATTAGGCAATGAACTTAGTCAAATAGATGCATTTAAAATAATGAATGCTTGCGGACGATTTTCTATCACACAATCTGCATCTATTATAAAAAGAGCAAAATATGTAATAACTGGCGACACAGGCATGATGCATATTGCAACTGCTTTTCAGAAAAAAATTATTTCTGTTTGGGGCAGCACAGACAAGAAATTAGGATTCATTCCATATCAAAACACAAGCAATACTGTAATTATAGAAAATCATGAATTGAAGTGTAGACCATGCAATAAATATGGAAGTTCATCATGTCCAAAAAAACATTTTAAATGTATGGAAGATTTGGATATGCAGAAGATTGTTGATATTCTATCGTAA
- a CDS encoding gamma carbonic anhydrase family protein yields the protein MAQYSNNVFIADTARVLGKVFLADFVSIWYGAVLRADFDEIRIDERTNVQEGVIMHVDHGKPIHIGKDNVIGHGAIIHGAKIGDCNLIGMRATILNGAEIGNGCIIGAHALVTENMKIPDGSMVLGTPAKIVKTLPIDAVKSRVILGVEEYISEMKKYIDIKI from the coding sequence ATGGCACAATACAGCAATAATGTATTTATTGCTGATACAGCAAGAGTATTAGGTAAAGTATTTTTAGCAGATTTTGTATCTATATGGTATGGTGCTGTACTACGTGCAGACTTTGATGAAATAAGAATTGATGAACGTACAAATGTGCAAGAAGGTGTAATCATGCATGTTGACCATGGAAAGCCAATACATATTGGAAAAGACAATGTAATTGGACATGGTGCAATAATTCATGGTGCAAAAATTGGTGATTGTAATTTAATTGGTATGCGTGCAACAATTTTAAATGGTGCTGAAATAGGCAATGGTTGCATTATTGGTGCGCATGCATTGGTTACAGAAAACATGAAAATTCCTGATGGAAGTATGGTATTAGGTACGCCAGCAAAAATTGTAAAAACATTACCAATTGATGCTGTGAAAAGTCGTGTGATTTTAGGCGTTGAAGAATACATTTCAGAGATGAAAAAATACATAGATATTAAAATATGA
- a CDS encoding glycosyltransferase yields MCEERSRKSKKNIPKIAKQNYATFEILIVDDNSSDNTAQVVAELKSYILIYNT; encoded by the coding sequence TTGTGCGAAGAACGAAGCAGAAAATCTAAAAAGAATATTCCTAAAATTGCAAAACAAAATTACGCAACATTTGAAATATTAATTGTTGATGATAATTCAAGTGATAATACTGCACAAGTTGTGGCAGAATTAAAAAGCTATATTCTAATATACAATACATAA
- a CDS encoding RNA polymerase sigma factor has protein sequence MDLKAADNILIQEALSGNQSAYTLLLDKYKYAVYAVALKIVKNKEDAEDVVMETFNKAFNHLSTYNNEYAFATWLFKIATNTAIDLLRKNNIQKLSIDDNELHLEEKYSDNNNAEFELIKKQDKNYVLKIIQQLENPYRDMIFYRYFDELSYGEIAEKTNTSLANVKIILHRAKKQLQKIILHSDFSNQ, from the coding sequence ATGGATTTGAAAGCAGCTGATAATATATTAATTCAAGAAGCATTGAGTGGCAATCAAAGTGCTTATACATTGCTTTTAGATAAGTATAAATATGCTGTGTATGCCGTGGCTCTAAAAATTGTGAAAAACAAAGAAGATGCAGAAGATGTGGTAATGGAAACATTCAATAAGGCATTCAATCATCTAAGCACTTATAATAATGAATATGCATTTGCTACATGGTTGTTTAAAATTGCGACAAATACGGCAATAGATTTATTAAGAAAAAATAATATACAAAAACTATCCATTGATGATAATGAATTGCATTTGGAAGAAAAGTATAGCGACAATAATAATGCAGAATTTGAGTTGATAAAAAAACAAGACAAAAATTATGTATTAAAAATTATACAACAACTAGAAAATCCATATCGCGATATGATATTTTATAGATATTTTGATGAACTTAGCTATGGTGAAATTGCAGAAAAAACAAATACAAGTTTGGCTAATGTAAAGATTATACTACACAGAGCAAAAAAACAATTGCAGAAAATAATTCTACATTCTGATTTTAGTAATCAATAA
- a CDS encoding DMT family transporter, whose translation MSSKQFSKGVMMVLLGAICFSTKGVFAKLAYLQGAKALDILFLRMLFALPFYIVIYFKETRKRKLEISKSNYYNILLIGIIGYYLAALFDFIGLQYISANLERIVIFTYPTFVLILGYIFYKRNVSRIQLISIFLCYLGILVSFMSDIKYLDFKNGIVGIGFVLLSSLTYAFYLVRSDSIIKSIGTLRFTCLSMIVSCFAVLLHHVIFNGIHMFSYNATIYFLGVVIAIVSTVLPSFLMTYGISLIGSSNMSIVASFGPIATMFLAYFFLNEKITLLHCIGTLLVLVGVYLIGKKGK comes from the coding sequence TTGTCTAGTAAGCAATTTAGCAAAGGTGTAATGATGGTGCTTTTAGGTGCTATCTGTTTTTCAACAAAAGGTGTGTTTGCCAAATTAGCATACTTACAAGGCGCCAAAGCTTTAGATATTTTATTTTTAAGAATGTTGTTTGCGTTGCCATTTTATATAGTTATTTATTTTAAAGAAACGAGAAAACGCAAGCTAGAAATATCTAAGTCAAATTATTATAATATATTATTAATTGGAATTATTGGTTATTATTTGGCTGCATTGTTCGATTTTATTGGACTACAATATATAAGTGCCAATCTTGAAAGAATTGTAATATTTACTTATCCAACATTTGTATTGATTTTAGGCTATATTTTTTATAAGAGAAATGTTAGTCGTATTCAATTGATATCAATATTTCTGTGTTATTTAGGTATACTAGTTTCATTTATGTCAGATATTAAATATCTTGATTTTAAAAATGGAATTGTTGGAATTGGTTTTGTATTGTTAAGTTCATTAACCTATGCATTCTATCTAGTTAGAAGCGATTCTATTATAAAATCGATAGGTACACTTAGGTTTACCTGTTTGTCTATGATAGTTTCTTGTTTTGCTGTTTTATTACATCATGTTATTTTTAATGGCATTCATATGTTTTCGTACAACGCAACTATTTATTTTTTAGGTGTTGTAATTGCTATTGTATCTACGGTTTTGCCATCATTTTTAATGACTTATGGTATTAGTTTAATTGGCTCATCCAATATGTCTATTGTTGCAAGTTTTGGCCCAATTGCTACCATGTTTTTAGCCTATTTTTTCTTAAATGAGAAGATTACATTATTACATTGTATTGGTACATTATTGGTGTTGGTTGGTGTGTATTTAATTGGAAAGAAAGGAAAGTAA
- a CDS encoding S1 RNA-binding domain-containing protein: MAEFMLDRIGEEFNGVISGVKNWGLYVELPEYNCEGLLRAEHLIDDKYAYDEKNIQFIGKRTGNTYQLGDPIKVKLSHVDMEKKTIDFELIN; this comes from the coding sequence ATGGCTGAGTTTATGTTGGATAGAATTGGAGAAGAATTTAATGGTGTAATATCTGGTGTAAAAAATTGGGGCTTGTATGTTGAATTGCCTGAATATAATTGCGAAGGATTGCTTAGAGCAGAACACCTTATTGATGATAAATATGCTTATGATGAAAAGAACATTCAATTTATTGGCAAGCGAACAGGAAACACCTATCAATTAGGTGACCCAATTAAAGTAAAGCTTAGCCATGTTGATATGGAAAAGAAAACAATAGATTTTGAGCTCATCAATTAG
- a CDS encoding VacB/RNase II family 3'-5' exoribonuclease: MKKKETTNKKEKLLVGNELIGTIDIVKSGDGFVIIDDVKKDIYIHKSNTNTAFDGDTVKVKRVHNPKSTKKEGVVTEIIKRKRTHFIGIVDKQSNFCFVRPDLNSINVDFFISKKDEQNVKHNDKVVVQFKEWRKKDKNPTGIITEVLGQAGGNDIEMQSILIDNGFFTSFPEEVLKEAEEISIKISNSEIKKRKDFRDTLTITIDPDDAKDFDDAISFQKITDDIFQIGVHIADVSHYIQENTALDDEAIKRATSVYLVDRVAPMFPEHISNIVCSLRPNEDKLCFAAVFMIDKNAKILETWYGRTVIHSNKRFTYNEAQEVIEGKSQLYADEITILNTIAKKLRKNRFNNGSINFDAPETKFKLDEHGKPIGIFVKERKDAHMLIEEFMLLANRSVAQFIGKEKNATGKVPMVYRIHDMPNMEKLQDFALFAARFGYKIQFDNPKQIARSLNILMEKIQGTPEQNVLESLAIRSMAKAIYTIKNIGHYGLGFEFYTHFTSPIRRYPDVMVHRLLQAILEGKKLPDVKDMEQNVSIVVNVKRLLPKQNAHQ, translated from the coding sequence ATGAAGAAAAAAGAAACAACTAATAAGAAAGAAAAATTACTTGTAGGTAATGAATTAATAGGTACAATAGATATTGTAAAAAGTGGCGATGGATTTGTAATTATTGATGACGTAAAAAAAGATATTTACATACATAAAAGCAATACAAATACAGCTTTTGATGGCGATACTGTAAAAGTAAAAAGAGTACACAATCCGAAATCTACAAAGAAAGAAGGTGTAGTCACTGAAATAATTAAAAGAAAAAGAACGCATTTTATTGGAATTGTAGATAAACAAAGTAATTTTTGTTTTGTAAGACCAGATTTAAACTCAATCAATGTAGATTTTTTTATTTCAAAAAAAGACGAACAGAATGTAAAACACAACGATAAAGTTGTTGTGCAATTTAAAGAATGGCGAAAAAAAGATAAAAATCCAACAGGAATAATTACAGAAGTACTTGGACAAGCTGGTGGCAATGATATAGAAATGCAATCTATTTTAATTGACAATGGATTCTTTACATCATTTCCAGAAGAAGTATTGAAAGAAGCTGAAGAAATAAGTATTAAAATATCAAATTCCGAAATTAAAAAAAGAAAAGACTTTAGAGATACATTAACAATTACTATTGATCCAGATGATGCTAAAGACTTTGATGATGCTATTTCATTCCAAAAAATCACGGATGATATTTTTCAAATAGGTGTTCACATTGCTGATGTCAGCCATTATATACAAGAAAACACAGCATTGGATGATGAAGCAATAAAAAGAGCAACTTCTGTGTATTTAGTAGATAGAGTAGCACCAATGTTTCCAGAACATATATCAAATATTGTGTGTTCACTTAGACCAAATGAAGACAAACTATGTTTTGCTGCCGTTTTTATGATTGACAAAAATGCAAAAATATTAGAAACATGGTACGGCAGAACAGTTATACATTCTAATAAAAGATTTACATACAATGAAGCACAAGAAGTAATTGAAGGTAAAAGCCAACTATATGCAGATGAAATTACTATACTAAATACTATTGCAAAAAAACTACGCAAAAATAGATTCAACAATGGTTCTATAAACTTTGATGCACCAGAAACAAAATTCAAATTAGATGAGCATGGAAAACCAATTGGCATTTTTGTAAAAGAAAGAAAAGATGCACATATGCTAATTGAAGAATTTATGTTGCTTGCAAACAGAAGCGTAGCACAATTTATTGGTAAAGAAAAAAATGCTACAGGCAAAGTTCCAATGGTGTACCGTATTCATGATATGCCAAACATGGAGAAGCTACAAGATTTTGCACTATTTGCAGCAAGATTTGGTTATAAAATACAATTTGACAATCCAAAGCAAATTGCTAGATCACTTAATATTTTAATGGAGAAAATACAAGGCACACCAGAGCAAAATGTATTAGAATCATTAGCAATAAGAAGTATGGCAAAAGCAATATACACGATTAAAAATATTGGGCATTATGGTTTAGGATTTGAGTTTTATACGCATTTTACATCACCAATTAGAAGATATCCAGATGTAATGGTACATAGATTACTACAAGCAATTTTGGAAGGAAAGAAATTGCCTGATGTAAAAGATATGGAACAAAATGTAAGCATAGTAGTGAACGTGAAAAGGCTGCTGCCGAAGCAGAACGCACATCAGTAA
- a CDS encoding tetratricopeptide repeat protein, whose protein sequence is MALDASEVGALLLKAEIYSSQSKYDDAIDILRKLEYEADPETIEDVYLQFCDTYEDCSNYNEVFRYLIKCLEFNSDNDEAISRINYCTEILQNYQESINFHTKFIDKNPYNYLAWYNLGCAYKGTNDIPKAIEALEFAIAITSEFDFIYIELIELLIKKNDITKALENINELCEHFEADDEVYLLQGECYNVQKNYKMARYYYRKALHQNPSSSEVYFKIGETYKKEKNWEQAYQSFQKAKDLEDEQYEFCIALAEAALEINEIEAGIDACQTAIDIFVKRDEAYFVLAKTFCYAGDLETAEEILTNGINVCKYTVDLEVALAIVYYLQRKIKEAEIRLQQLIAEHPEKIDLIFNFHQSLEDDEDLKSILLI, encoded by the coding sequence TTGGCATTAGATGCATCTGAAGTTGGTGCATTATTATTAAAAGCAGAAATCTACTCATCACAATCAAAATATGATGATGCCATAGATATACTAAGAAAACTTGAATACGAAGCTGACCCAGAAACAATTGAAGATGTGTATTTGCAATTCTGTGATACTTATGAAGATTGTTCTAATTACAACGAAGTATTTAGATATCTCATAAAATGTTTAGAATTTAATAGTGATAATGATGAAGCAATAAGTAGAATAAATTATTGCACCGAAATTTTACAAAACTACCAAGAAAGTATAAATTTTCATACCAAATTTATAGATAAAAATCCGTACAACTATCTTGCGTGGTACAATTTAGGTTGTGCATACAAAGGCACTAACGATATTCCAAAAGCAATTGAAGCATTAGAGTTTGCCATTGCAATTACAAGTGAATTTGATTTCATTTATATTGAATTAATTGAATTACTTATTAAGAAAAATGACATTACAAAAGCACTAGAAAATATCAATGAACTTTGCGAACATTTTGAAGCAGATGATGAAGTATATTTACTACAAGGTGAATGTTATAATGTTCAGAAGAACTACAAAATGGCGCGATACTATTATAGAAAAGCATTGCACCAAAATCCAAGTTCTAGTGAAGTGTACTTTAAAATAGGCGAAACATATAAGAAAGAAAAAAATTGGGAACAAGCTTATCAATCATTTCAGAAAGCAAAAGATTTAGAAGACGAACAATATGAATTTTGCATTGCATTGGCAGAAGCAGCTTTAGAAATTAATGAAATAGAAGCAGGAATTGATGCATGCCAAACAGCAATTGATATTTTTGTAAAAAGAGATGAAGCCTATTTTGTTTTGGCAAAAACTTTTTGCTACGCAGGCGATTTAGAAACAGCAGAAGAAATATTAACCAATGGAATTAATGTTTGCAAATATACTGTAGATTTAGAAGTTGCATTAGCAATTGTATATTATTTACAAAGAAAAATTAAAGAAGCAGAAATAAGATTACAACAACTAATTGCAGAGCATCCAGAAAAAATAGATTTGATATTTAATTTTCATCAATCATTAGAAGATGACGAAGATTTAAAATCAATATTATTAATATAA
- a CDS encoding redoxin domain-containing protein: protein MKLIFNRNSEVFKIILFFAGIYGILWGISAIFFPKFWFSFAALNYPIYPELFQTIGLYEFALGFAYLLAYRNPIRNWQIVLIGFIIKVCMVVGFIYYYYANNEPQVIFRMVFINDFIWILPFLLILYNAYKHEELLDNELVYLQECADDNFLKYYTTNKGNNLSEISFQQPILLVFLRHFGCTFCKSTLNKIQVLQQNFSEHNVKIVLVNMLPENQAAKHLQDFDLYDLDYVSDEEAMLYKAFKLNRGKFKQLFGFKVFVKGISLWISEKLFISSSEGTDVFQMPGVFLIKDAIVVKQFKYDSVADEPPFLDFVNTVKTSTTNNC, encoded by the coding sequence ATGAAACTAATCTTTAATAGGAATTCAGAAGTCTTTAAAATAATATTGTTTTTTGCAGGCATATATGGAATTCTATGGGGAATTTCTGCAATATTTTTCCCAAAGTTTTGGTTTAGTTTTGCAGCATTAAATTATCCAATTTATCCAGAATTATTTCAAACAATAGGTTTGTACGAATTTGCATTAGGGTTTGCATATTTATTAGCATACAGAAATCCTATTAGAAATTGGCAAATAGTTTTGATTGGATTTATTATAAAAGTATGTATGGTTGTTGGATTTATCTATTATTATTATGCCAATAATGAACCACAAGTTATTTTTAGAATGGTATTTATTAATGATTTTATTTGGATATTACCATTTTTATTAATACTATATAATGCATACAAACACGAAGAATTATTAGATAATGAATTGGTGTATTTGCAAGAATGTGCAGATGATAATTTTTTAAAATATTACACAACAAATAAAGGAAACAATCTATCAGAAATATCCTTTCAACAACCTATTTTATTAGTTTTTCTCAGACATTTTGGCTGCACATTTTGCAAGAGTACTTTAAATAAAATACAAGTTTTACAGCAAAATTTTTCTGAGCATAATGTAAAAATTGTTTTGGTAAATATGTTGCCGGAAAATCAAGCAGCAAAACATTTACAAGACTTTGATTTGTATGATTTAGATTATGTATCTGATGAAGAAGCAATGCTATACAAAGCATTTAAACTAAATAGAGGAAAATTTAAGCAACTATTTGGGTTTAAAGTTTTTGTAAAAGGTATTTCTTTATGGATATCAGAAAAATTATTCATTTCATCATCAGAAGGAACAGATGTATTTCAAATGCCTGGTGTTTTTTTGATTAAAGATGCAATAGTCGTGAAACAATTCAAATACGATTCAGTTGCTGATGAACCACCATTTCTAGATTTTGTAAATACAGTAAAAACATCAACTACTAATAATTGTTAA